From a single Nostoc edaphicum CCNP1411 genomic region:
- a CDS encoding Calx-beta domain-containing protein: MIVNYNTSDRTAKVSDSDNNFRMRTIIFNPSEILKTISFGIRGDRKLLEADKTFFVNLYDATNAAIANNSKSQYKTFLVPSLRLGMHSLSL; encoded by the coding sequence GTGATTGTCAATTATAATACGAGCGATCGCACTGCGAAAGTTTCTGACTCTGATAACAATTTTAGGATGAGAACAATCATTTTCAATCCTAGTGAAATCTTGAAAACTATTAGCTTTGGCATCAGAGGTGATAGAAAACTACTTGAAGCCGACAAGACATTTTTTGTTAATCTCTATGATGCGACAAATGCTGCGATCGCTAATAACTCTAAATCTCAATATAAGACTTTCCTCGTTCCCAGTCTCCGACTGGGAATGCATTCATTGAGTCTCTGA
- a CDS encoding glycoside hydrolase family 10 protein has translation MKRFIKWCVEFPSWWNIRQSRKSGLFAVMLTLSVVATVMLSFPLNAQINLPQTPTSELRGVWLTNIDSDVLFERDRLKGSLQRLDELNFNTIYSAVWNWGYTLYPSKVAQKVIGRSLDPTPGLQGRDILKEIVDVGHQKGLTVIPWFEFGFMAPADSLLAKNRPQWLTSKSDGTRIIKEGTHNRVWLNPFRPEVQQFIQDLIVEIVRNYNIDGIQFDDHFGLPSELGYDAYTVALYKKEHRGKAPSKNSKDPEWVRWRANKITDFMKRVFTAIKATKKNCLVSVAPNPQRFSYEYFLADWQKWERMGIVEDLVLQIYRDDLNVFVKELEYPEVKAAQRHIPVSIGILAGLKNRSVPMQQIQTQVQKARDRNFAGVSFFFYETLWNMSKEKPQERQLAFQKIFPTPTTYPNLLAGWKP, from the coding sequence ATGAAAAGGTTTATAAAGTGGTGTGTTGAGTTTCCTTCTTGGTGGAATATTCGCCAAAGCAGAAAGTCGGGGTTATTTGCCGTTATGCTTACCTTGAGCGTGGTAGCTACGGTGATGCTATCGTTCCCCTTGAACGCTCAAATTAATCTGCCACAAACGCCCACATCTGAGTTAAGGGGGGTGTGGTTAACAAATATTGATAGTGATGTGTTATTTGAGCGCGATCGCCTCAAGGGATCTTTACAACGCCTTGATGAACTCAATTTTAACACCATATATTCAGCAGTTTGGAATTGGGGATATACATTGTATCCTAGCAAAGTTGCCCAAAAAGTCATCGGGCGATCGCTCGATCCCACACCCGGACTCCAAGGGCGAGATATCCTCAAAGAAATTGTCGATGTAGGACATCAAAAAGGGTTAACAGTGATTCCCTGGTTTGAATTTGGCTTCATGGCACCAGCGGATTCTCTATTAGCTAAAAATCGTCCCCAATGGCTCACCAGTAAGAGTGATGGGACGCGGATTATCAAAGAAGGCACACATAATCGTGTTTGGTTAAATCCCTTTCGCCCAGAGGTACAACAATTTATTCAAGATTTAATCGTTGAAATTGTCAGAAACTACAATATTGACGGTATTCAATTTGATGACCATTTTGGCTTACCATCAGAATTAGGATACGATGCTTATACGGTGGCGCTTTACAAAAAAGAACACCGTGGTAAAGCTCCCTCCAAAAACTCTAAAGATCCAGAATGGGTGCGCTGGAGAGCGAACAAAATCACCGACTTTATGAAACGGGTATTTACAGCTATTAAAGCTACCAAAAAAAATTGCCTGGTTTCCGTTGCTCCTAATCCTCAACGTTTTTCCTACGAATACTTTTTAGCAGACTGGCAAAAGTGGGAACGGATGGGAATTGTTGAAGATTTGGTTTTGCAAATCTATCGTGATGATTTAAATGTTTTTGTTAAGGAATTAGAATACCCAGAAGTAAAAGCCGCACAGCGTCATATTCCGGTCAGTATCGGCATTTTAGCTGGGTTGAAAAATCGGTCTGTACCGATGCAGCAGATTCAGACACAAGTGCAAAAAGCACGCGATCGCAATTTTGCCGGAGTCTCTTTCTTTTTCTATGAAACCCTCTGGAACATGAGCAAAGAAAAGCCTCAAGAGCGTCAACTCGCCTTCCAGAAAATTTTCCCCACACCAACGACTTACCCGAATCTGCTTGCAGGTTGGAAACCGTAG